In Leifsonia sp. PS1209, the genomic stretch GTACGGGTTCTCCAGTGAGCATTTCAAACTGACTTGCGACATCTCGCGCCAGTTGAGCGATTCTCCCGGTTTCGGCATCGTCGTCAGCGTGAACATAGGACCAGAAGCCGTCGATTACTGCCATAGGGGAACCATACACGCGGCGGAGACCGTTTCGAGATCCACGGTTCCCGGGCCCATCCCGAGCTGTTTGGTCATCCGTTCCCGGCTGCCGACCGGCTGTTCAACTCCGACCGGTGAGACTTATCGGCTCGCGATCCCGGACACCGAACGAATCGCGTTCAAGAGCCTCGGGGTCCCGCCCGACGCCTTCCGCGCCTTGGTGAACGAATCGTCACTTCCACCGCCAGTAATATCCACGCATCCCGTTCGAGGTTGGGCGCGAAATACCCTAGCTGGTCGCGGGATCGAGCGTTGCAAGATGTGCTCGCCGTCGCGGACGGCGGCCCATGCGATGCCGAGCGAGAGCACGGAGCAGAACTCCCGCTAGACGCCGGGCGGCGATCGCAATACCCTCGCAGCAAGCGCTGAAACAGCGCGAGCGGGCAGCAGGGAGGCGCCGCGTGACGAATCATTCCCAGCAGGCGGACGGCAAGCGGCGGCGGTGGTGGCCGTTCCACCGCCGCGCCGCGCGGCAGCAGACGCAACCGCCCGCCGATGCGGACGCAGACGCCGGGGCAGGCGCGACCGGTCAGGGCGGCGGCCGCGGGGTGCGCATCCTACTCGGTTTCGCCAGCGCCGTGGTCGCCGCGTTCGGGATGCACGCGATCGGCAGCATCCTCGCCCCCGCCCTGCTCGCGCTCGTGCTCACGATCTGCGCGCAGCCGGTGCGGGTGTGGCTGACCAGGCACGGCACACCGGCCGGCATCGCGACGGGTGCGGTCGCGCTGACCACCTTCGCGCTGCTGGCAGCGTTCGCCGGGCTGCTGATCTTCGCGATGGCGGACTTCGTCGGGATGCTGCCCCAGTATCAGGCGGAGCTGCAGGCGTTCGGCGCGCAGGTCGGGGCGTGGCTGAACAGCATCGGGATCGGGTCGGAAGACGTGAAGGCGATCACCGGCGGCTTCGACCCGTCCAAGTTCCTCAACTTCTTCACCAGTCTGCTCGGCGGCGCGTTCGGCCTGCTGTCGTTCGGCGTGATCGTGCTGACCATGCTCATCCTGATGCCGGCGGACGCCGCGTACACGCCGACGCTGTTGCGGCAGCTGAAGCCGACAAAGCCGAACCTCGTGTACGCGATCTCGGCGTTCGCGACGAACGTGCGCAGGTACATGGTCGTCACCACGGGGCTCGGCATCGTGCAGGGCGTCATCAACGGTCTGGCGCTGTGGCTGCTCGGCGTGCCCGCCGCGCTGCTCTGGGCGATCCTCGCGTTCCTGTGCAGCTTCATCCCGAACGTCGGCTACTTCATCGCCATCGTGCCTCCGCTGGTGTTCGGCTACCTCACCGGCGGGTGGGAGACGGTGATCGCGATCATCGTGATCTACGGGCTCATCAACGCCGTCGTGCAGTCGGTCGTGCAGCCGAAGGTGGTCGGCAACGCTGTGGCGCTGAGCCAGACGCTCACCTTCTTCTCCGTGCTGTTCTGGGCGTTGGTGCTCGGAGCGATCGGCGCGATCCTGGCAGTCCCCCTGACGCTGCTGGTCCGCGCGGTGCTCGTCGACGCCGACCCGCGCGCCCGCGTCTGGCGCGCGGCCATCGGCGACCTGAGCGAGACCCGCGCGATTATGCGCGCGGAGGCGAAGGACAGGAAGGACGCCAAGCGCGCAGGGGGCGTCCCGGATGCGGAGGAGCCGCCCGCCTGACGCGTTGCTCTTCGAGGTGCTCCCGATCGCGCGGAACTGTCACAACGGTTCCCGCTGCCCGGTCAGAGCTGGTGTAACCATCCAGCGAAAGGAATGCCATGAAGATCGTGGTCATCGGCGGTACAGGACTCATCGGGGGGCCGCTCGTCGACCTGCTGCGGCAGGCGGGGCACGACGTGGTCGCCGCGTCGCCGTCGACGGGCGTGAACAGCGTCACCGGCGAGGGGCTCTCCGACGCGCTCGCCGGAGCGGACGTCGTCCTCGACATCCCCAACTCGCCGTCGTTCGCCGACGACGACGTGCTCGACTTCTTCCAGCGGTCCACCACCAACCTGGTCGAAGCGCAGAAGGCGGCGGGGGTCGGGCACCACATCGTGCTGTCCATCGTCGGCGCCGACCGGATGCACGACATCGGCTACATGCGAGCCAAGGTCGCGCAGGAGAACATCGTCACGGCCAGCGGTGTGCCGTACAGCATCGTGCGCGCCACCCAGTTCTTCGAGTTCATCCCACGGCTCGCGGAAGGCGCGGCGGACGGGGACACCATCCGGCTCTCGCCCGTGATGATGCAGCCCATCGCCGCCGCCGACGTGTCCGCGGCGCTCGCCGACATCGCCACCCGGCCGCCGACCAACGGCATCGCCGAACTCGCCGGACCGGAACAGCTCCGCCTCGCCGACCTCGGCCGCCGCGTGCTCGAAGCGCGCGGCGACACCCGCACCGTGGTGGCCGACCCGGATGCGGGCTACTACGGCGGCGTGGTCAGCGACACATCCCTGGTGCCGGGGAACGACCCGGCCATCACAGCGCTGCGGATCGGGCCGACCCGCTTCGAGGAGTGGCTGGGCGCTGCCGGGGGGAACTGAGCGTCGCACGCACGGAACCCTCGCCCATCCCGGTGGGCGGGGGTTCTTCGTGTGCCCCGACCTGTCACATTCGCGCCCTCCCAGCTGTCTTATCTAGTGAGACAGGAGGACATCGTGCAAAGGATTCTTGTGGTGGGTAGCGATCATGTCCCGCTCTGACCGGCGCTCGCGCAGGCGCTCCATCACCGACAGGGCCGCGACCGGCTTCGCCACGCGGACCGCGCTCGGGCGCCGGCTCACCGCGCTCGCCGCCGAGCTCCGGCAGCGGCACATCACGCTGCACTGGACGAACATGTTCGGCGTCGTCTCGCTGGCCTGCGTGGTGGTCGTGTTCGTCAGCGGCGTCTTCCTGATGTTCTTCTACGCGCCGTCCAGCACGCCGGTCGTCTACGGCGGTGCGTACGCCCCGCTCGGTGGGGCGACCATGTCGAAGGCGATGCGGTCGACACTCGCCATCTCGTTCGAGGTGCCGGGCGGGCTGCTGATGCGGCAGGTGCACCACTGGGCGGCGCTGCTGCTGCCCGCCGCGCTCATCCTGCAGCTGCTGACCACGTTCTTCACCGGAGCGTTCCGCCGGCCGAGACGCCTCAGCTGGGTGCTGCTGTTCCTTCTCCTGATCCTGGCGCTGGCGGGAGGGTGGAGCGGGTACGCGCTGCCCGACGACATGCTCTCGGGCACCGGACTGCGCATCGTCGAGGGCATCGTGCTCGGGATCCCGGTGGTCGGGACGTGGGCGTCCGCTCTGCTGTTCGGCGGCGAGTTCCCCGGGCAGATCATCGAGCATCTGTACCCCGTCCACGTGCTCGTCGTCCCGGCGGCACTCGTCGGGCTTCTGGTCTGGCGCATCCGGATCGCGTACGTGGAGCGGCCGCCGCAGTTCGCCAGGGAGGGTGCGACGGAACGCGCCGTCGTCGGCGTCCCCGTGCTGCCGAACGCGGCCGTGCGCGCCGGAGGGCTGTTCGCGATCGTGACCGGGCTGCTGTTCCTGGTCGCTGCGACCGTGACCGTCAGCCCGATCTGGCTGTACGGCCCGTCGTCCGGCGGCGACGCATCGGCGGGCAGCCAGCCGGACTGGTACACGGGATTCCTCGACGGAGCGCTGCGGCTCGTGCCTCCCGGCTGGGAGTTCGTCTGGCTCGGCCGCACCTGGACGCTCGCGATCCTCGTGCCGCTGGCCGTCGTCGGGGTGTACCTCGCCGCTGTGCTGCTCTACCCGTTCGTGGAGGAGTGGATCACCGGCGACGCCCGCGAGCACCACATCCTGGATCGTCCGCGCAACACCCCGGCACGCACCGGGATCGGGGTGGCGGGGATCGTCTTCTATGGCGCGCTGTGGGGTGCGGGCAGCGCCGACCTGGTCGCGACGCACTTCCAGCTCGGCATCGAGACGGTGGTGCACGTCTACCAGGCGGCGGTCGTCGTCGGCCCGCTCGTCGCGTTCGCCGTCACCAGCCGGGTCTGCCTCGCGCTGCAGAAGAAGGACGGCGAACTGCTGCTGCACGGCTTCGAGACCGGACGGATCGTGCGCCTGCCCGGCGGCGAGTACGTCGAGGTGCACCAGCAGCTCGACGAGCACGAACGCTGGAAGCTCGCGAACACCAGCGACGGCGAACCGTATCAGGCACGGCCGGACGCGCGCGGGCATCTCGGGATGGTCAGCAGGGTGCGGGCGGGCATCTCCCGGTTCTTCTTCGAAGACAGGGTCAGCCCGGTCGCTCGGAGCGTCGAGCCTCCGCAGCCGGTCACACGTGGTGACCGCGCCGCAGAGCCTGCGGGTGCAGGCGCACCCAGATCACGCTGATCAGCGCCCC encodes the following:
- a CDS encoding AI-2E family transporter; the protein is MTNHSQQADGKRRRWWPFHRRAARQQTQPPADADADAGAGATGQGGGRGVRILLGFASAVVAAFGMHAIGSILAPALLALVLTICAQPVRVWLTRHGTPAGIATGAVALTTFALLAAFAGLLIFAMADFVGMLPQYQAELQAFGAQVGAWLNSIGIGSEDVKAITGGFDPSKFLNFFTSLLGGAFGLLSFGVIVLTMLILMPADAAYTPTLLRQLKPTKPNLVYAISAFATNVRRYMVVTTGLGIVQGVINGLALWLLGVPAALLWAILAFLCSFIPNVGYFIAIVPPLVFGYLTGGWETVIAIIVIYGLINAVVQSVVQPKVVGNAVALSQTLTFFSVLFWALVLGAIGAILAVPLTLLVRAVLVDADPRARVWRAAIGDLSETRAIMRAEAKDRKDAKRAGGVPDAEEPPA
- a CDS encoding SDR family oxidoreductase — its product is MKIVVIGGTGLIGGPLVDLLRQAGHDVVAASPSTGVNSVTGEGLSDALAGADVVLDIPNSPSFADDDVLDFFQRSTTNLVEAQKAAGVGHHIVLSIVGADRMHDIGYMRAKVAQENIVTASGVPYSIVRATQFFEFIPRLAEGAADGDTIRLSPVMMQPIAAADVSAALADIATRPPTNGIAELAGPEQLRLADLGRRVLEARGDTRTVVADPDAGYYGGVVSDTSLVPGNDPAITALRIGPTRFEEWLGAAGGN
- a CDS encoding cytochrome b N-terminal domain-containing protein, whose protein sequence is MSRSDRRSRRRSITDRAATGFATRTALGRRLTALAAELRQRHITLHWTNMFGVVSLACVVVVFVSGVFLMFFYAPSSTPVVYGGAYAPLGGATMSKAMRSTLAISFEVPGGLLMRQVHHWAALLLPAALILQLLTTFFTGAFRRPRRLSWVLLFLLLILALAGGWSGYALPDDMLSGTGLRIVEGIVLGIPVVGTWASALLFGGEFPGQIIEHLYPVHVLVVPAALVGLLVWRIRIAYVERPPQFAREGATERAVVGVPVLPNAAVRAGGLFAIVTGLLFLVAATVTVSPIWLYGPSSGGDASAGSQPDWYTGFLDGALRLVPPGWEFVWLGRTWTLAILVPLAVVGVYLAAVLLYPFVEEWITGDAREHHILDRPRNTPARTGIGVAGIVFYGALWGAGSADLVATHFQLGIETVVHVYQAAVVVGPLVAFAVTSRVCLALQKKDGELLLHGFETGRIVRLPGGEYVEVHQQLDEHERWKLANTSDGEPYQARPDARGHLGMVSRVRAGISRFFFEDRVSPVARSVEPPQPVTRGDRAAEPAGAGAPRSR